The following are encoded together in the Arcticibacterium luteifluviistationis genome:
- a CDS encoding FtsX-like permease family protein — MNLSFHIAKKYFFSRKKRSFIHFISLISMLGVCVGTASLIIVLSVFNGLEELNRTIFKSSDPDIKVKSANSKAFDFDSEAYQKIVNLDNVDNVIQVIEDNALAKREEDQIIVQVKGVDSTFETNSPLKESIIDGELLLKYEDENYAFVGGGVYNTLNLQTFNYLRQLELWYPKNQKINVLNPESNISKVTLPISGAFVLEQQFDNLVYIPLELMAQLTEMEGERTSYEIQVTNEKEINQVKKEIKSILGDSFDVKDRDEQNASLYRAIKIEKLFIFIALLFIIGIASFNIFFALTMLVLDKKEDIKTLSALGASKSLVKRIFLSEGGIIALTGGAIGLVIGVGVCWSQMHFGWLKMGMEYAIVDAYPILLKTSDVIISIIGITIIAFLASYFPAKKAVKFMNETITTIS, encoded by the coding sequence ATGAATCTGTCTTTTCACATTGCGAAAAAGTATTTTTTCTCTAGAAAGAAAAGAAGTTTCATTCATTTCATTTCTTTGATTTCGATGCTAGGCGTATGTGTAGGAACAGCATCACTCATCATTGTTCTATCTGTTTTTAATGGACTGGAAGAACTAAACAGAACCATTTTTAAAAGCAGCGACCCCGATATTAAAGTCAAATCCGCTAATTCTAAAGCATTTGACTTTGACTCGGAGGCTTATCAAAAGATAGTTAACCTTGATAATGTAGACAATGTAATTCAGGTCATTGAGGATAATGCCTTAGCCAAAAGAGAAGAAGACCAAATTATAGTCCAAGTCAAAGGTGTTGACAGTACTTTTGAAACAAATTCACCTTTAAAAGAAAGCATAATTGATGGAGAACTACTTCTGAAATATGAAGATGAAAACTATGCTTTTGTGGGTGGCGGCGTTTACAATACGCTTAACCTTCAAACCTTCAATTACCTAAGACAGCTAGAACTTTGGTATCCAAAGAATCAAAAAATCAACGTTCTAAACCCCGAAAGCAACATTAGCAAGGTTACATTACCTATTTCTGGAGCTTTTGTTTTAGAACAGCAGTTTGACAACCTAGTTTATATTCCGTTAGAACTCATGGCTCAGCTTACCGAAATGGAAGGCGAAAGAACGAGTTATGAAATTCAGGTTACTAACGAAAAGGAAATAAATCAAGTCAAAAAAGAGATTAAATCAATTCTCGGAGACTCCTTTGATGTAAAAGACAGAGATGAGCAAAACGCTAGTTTATACCGAGCCATCAAAATTGAAAAGCTATTTATTTTCATTGCTTTATTATTCATCATCGGCATTGCTAGCTTTAATATTTTCTTTGCTCTCACCATGCTAGTTCTTGACAAAAAAGAAGACATAAAAACACTATCTGCCTTAGGAGCCAGCAAGTCATTGGTAAAAAGAATCTTTTTGTCCGAAGGCGGCATCATTGCTCTTACAGGCGGTGCTATTGGCTTAGTAATAGGTGTGGGTGTTTGTTGGTCGCAAATGCACTTTGGATGGTTAAAAATGGGCATGGAATATGCCATAGTAGACGCATACCCCATTTTATTAAAAACATCAGATGTTATTATTTCCATAATAGGCATCACCATTATTGCTTTCTTGGCCTCGTATTTTCCTGCCAAAAAAGCCGTTAAATTTATGAACGAAACGATAACTACTATTTCTTAA
- a CDS encoding LOG family protein has protein sequence MINKNEEDNRILKAFKEKDWSEIQSQDSWQIFKAIAEFVEGYDKMAKIGPSVSIFGSARTKPDHKYYKMSVEIAEKLVEKGYGVITGGGPGIMEAGNKGAQQSGGKSIGLNIKLPFEAVPNKYVDVDKSINFDYFFARKVCFMKYSQGFIVMPGGFGTMDELFEALTLIQTKKVGRFPIVLVSTAYWGGLLEWIKNVMGDEEGNISPEDIDLVHLVDTPDDAINVITEFYDKYMLKPNF, from the coding sequence ATGATAAATAAAAACGAAGAAGATAATAGAATTTTAAAAGCGTTTAAAGAAAAGGACTGGAGTGAGATTCAAAGCCAAGACAGTTGGCAAATATTTAAGGCTATTGCGGAATTTGTGGAGGGCTATGATAAAATGGCCAAAATAGGGCCTAGTGTATCAATATTTGGTTCCGCTAGAACAAAACCAGACCATAAGTATTATAAGATGTCGGTAGAAATAGCTGAGAAATTAGTAGAAAAAGGATATGGTGTAATTACTGGCGGTGGTCCTGGAATAATGGAAGCTGGTAATAAAGGAGCTCAGCAAAGTGGCGGAAAATCAATTGGGCTAAATATTAAACTGCCTTTTGAGGCAGTCCCTAATAAATATGTGGATGTGGACAAAAGCATAAATTTTGATTACTTTTTCGCACGTAAGGTGTGCTTCATGAAATACTCTCAGGGTTTCATAGTAATGCCAGGTGGTTTTGGGACTATGGATGAGCTTTTTGAAGCTTTAACACTTATTCAAACTAAGAAAGTGGGTAGGTTTCCAATAGTGCTAGTGAGTACGGCTTATTGGGGAGGTCTTTTGGAATGGATAAAAAATGTAATGGGAGATGAGGAAGGCAATATTAGCCCGGAAGACATCGACTTAGTGCACTTAGTGGATACGCCAGACGATGCCATTAATGTTATTACGGAGTTTTACGATAAGTACATGCTTAAACCTAACTTCTAA
- the rpiB gene encoding ribose 5-phosphate isomerase B yields MKIAIGGDHAGFDYKKIILNWMQGQNFETADFGPYSTDSFDYPDSVHPLCDAIEKGEYRFGILICGSGNGVCMTANKHQGIRAGLAWDLEVVKLIRLHNDANVICIPARFVSEETALEFVKTFLTTEFEGGRHGRRVGKIACA; encoded by the coding sequence ATGAAAATAGCAATAGGGGGAGATCATGCAGGTTTTGATTATAAAAAGATAATACTTAACTGGATGCAAGGGCAGAATTTTGAAACAGCAGATTTTGGTCCTTATAGCACAGACTCATTTGATTATCCTGACTCTGTACATCCTTTATGTGATGCTATTGAAAAAGGAGAATATCGGTTTGGTATTTTAATTTGTGGAAGTGGTAATGGTGTTTGTATGACTGCAAATAAGCATCAAGGCATAAGAGCAGGCTTAGCTTGGGACTTAGAAGTGGTGAAACTTATCAGACTTCATAATGACGCCAACGTGATATGTATTCCTGCCAGATTCGTTTCTGAAGAAACCGCTCTAGAGTTTGTCAAAACATTTCTTACTACCGAATTTGAAGGAGGAAGACACGGAAGAAGGGTTGGCAAAATAGCCTGTGCCTAG
- a CDS encoding ComEA family DNA-binding protein produces MTRIIQFLKEYFEINKHESLTIFWGTCAALIIAIATISLSNYHGLHEIKLLLTEYEDLDSPLNKLKAKEKERFKAKLPQSANINYSVFNPNTASQETLLKNGIPKYAAKNLINFRNKGKVYKTKEELLKVYGMSEEVYKRIERYIDLPSQEEERNYTTYERIYEDTTSIKIDYRARIVNPFDVNLASFEDLKQIRGIGEVFAKRIIKYRDGLGGFYKIEQVKDTYGLADSTYQELAKYAYLKEPPKKVKINKIEAKDWKTYDLKSYQKKAIIAYRKQHGDFKKIEDLEPIKVLNPELIKKISPYLDFSVSE; encoded by the coding sequence ATGACACGAATAATCCAATTTCTCAAAGAATATTTTGAGATTAACAAACACGAATCTTTAACAATATTTTGGGGAACCTGTGCTGCATTAATAATTGCGATAGCCACCATTTCCCTTAGCAACTACCACGGCCTTCATGAAATCAAACTTCTGCTTACTGAATACGAAGACCTGGATAGTCCGCTAAATAAATTAAAGGCAAAAGAGAAAGAAAGATTTAAGGCTAAGCTCCCGCAATCTGCAAACATCAATTATAGTGTTTTCAACCCGAATACGGCATCTCAAGAAACGTTATTGAAAAATGGGATACCAAAGTATGCTGCGAAAAACCTTATCAACTTCCGAAATAAAGGAAAAGTTTATAAAACTAAGGAAGAACTACTGAAGGTATATGGAATGAGTGAAGAGGTTTATAAGCGAATTGAACGCTATATAGACTTACCTTCACAGGAAGAAGAAAGAAACTATACCACTTATGAAAGAATTTATGAAGACACCACCAGCATTAAAATAGATTACCGAGCAAGAATAGTAAACCCTTTTGACGTAAATTTGGCTTCCTTTGAAGATTTAAAGCAAATCAGAGGAATTGGCGAAGTTTTTGCCAAAAGAATAATAAAATATCGTGACGGCTTAGGCGGCTTTTATAAGATAGAACAAGTAAAAGACACCTATGGATTAGCAGACAGTACCTATCAAGAATTAGCAAAATATGCTTATCTAAAAGAGCCTCCTAAAAAAGTAAAAATTAACAAAATCGAAGCAAAGGACTGGAAAACTTACGACCTTAAGAGTTATCAAAAAAAAGCCATAATAGCGTATAGAAAGCAGCATGGTGATTTTAAAAAGATAGAAGATTTAGAACCCATTAAAGTTTTAAATCCAGAGTTGATAAAGAAGATTTCCCCTTACCTCGATTTTAGCGTATCTGAATGA
- the rbfA gene encoding 30S ribosome-binding factor RbfA, with translation MENKRPKQIARQIQKDLGEIFQKDLKEVIGSSFVTITDVQTTPDLAIARIYLSFMMVENKEELLEKIKDNGKKIRGLFGNRVRNQFRIVPNFQFYIDETAEYAQKMDELFSTLDIPSEETDLDEEIYPN, from the coding sequence ATGGAAAATAAGAGACCAAAACAAATAGCCCGTCAGATACAAAAAGACCTTGGAGAGATTTTCCAAAAAGACCTCAAAGAGGTCATTGGAAGTTCTTTTGTCACCATTACTGATGTTCAGACCACGCCAGATTTAGCAATCGCCAGAATCTACCTGAGCTTTATGATGGTAGAAAACAAAGAAGAACTCCTCGAAAAAATTAAAGACAACGGCAAAAAGATACGTGGTCTTTTTGGGAATAGAGTTAGAAACCAGTTCAGAATAGTACCAAACTTTCAATTTTACATTGACGAGACTGCTGAATACGCCCAAAAAATGGACGAACTTTTCTCTACTTTAGATATTCCTTCTGAAGAAACAGACCTCGACGAAGAAATCTATCCTAATTAA
- a CDS encoding vanadium-dependent haloperoxidase — protein MKIKKSLIYLLGVLLVFSIYGCKEKIEEEEIIPEPEPVELSISPETALRWSDLTLQVIKNSPNNSPTYASRSLGYFGLTMYESTVKGSIIFKSITSDLTGLGATPAPEEGQEMNWEIALNAGQKEIINSIFPHAPIEIKEKIDSLYKLIKEEKLAQLVSQSTIDASDVYGKLVARQIFEWSKLDNGHEGFLKTFDFDYNYPTGRTYWSPPVAGQSSIAAPMHPYWGNNRTFAKANTDMEIPVFMESDNDPSSQYYKDMMLVYEINKNLTQEEKEIALWWGDDPAVSASPPGHSYYLTASLIKEKQNNLFEATSAFAKVGMSAADAFINVWKCKYFYHAERPKNFISRNIDGRFVQFWPEPPFPAFTSGHSSQIAATATAMIDVFGNETKIIDDFHTGRPWDSIRKVEFKTRTFDTIWELAEECGYSRILGGIHTPQDNTVGLDEGIKIGNNIIAFNWKY, from the coding sequence ATGAAAATAAAAAAGAGTTTAATTTATCTGCTAGGTGTCCTTTTAGTATTCAGCATTTATGGCTGCAAAGAGAAAATAGAGGAAGAAGAGATAATCCCAGAGCCAGAACCCGTTGAACTATCAATTTCTCCAGAAACGGCATTAAGGTGGTCTGATTTGACACTTCAAGTCATTAAAAATTCACCAAACAATTCTCCTACCTATGCTTCCAGGTCTCTCGGATACTTTGGCTTGACTATGTATGAATCTACTGTTAAGGGAAGTATAATTTTTAAATCTATTACATCTGACCTTACTGGTTTAGGAGCAACTCCGGCTCCTGAAGAAGGACAAGAGATGAACTGGGAAATAGCCTTAAATGCAGGTCAAAAGGAAATTATAAATTCTATATTTCCACATGCTCCTATTGAAATAAAAGAGAAAATAGACTCTCTTTATAAACTTATAAAAGAGGAAAAACTGGCACAGCTAGTTTCACAGAGTACAATAGATGCTTCCGATGTTTATGGAAAATTAGTTGCTAGGCAGATTTTTGAATGGTCAAAACTTGACAATGGGCATGAAGGTTTTTTAAAAACATTTGATTTTGATTATAACTACCCTACAGGAAGAACCTACTGGTCCCCGCCCGTAGCTGGTCAATCAAGTATTGCTGCCCCAATGCACCCTTATTGGGGTAATAACAGAACTTTTGCTAAGGCTAATACTGATATGGAAATTCCAGTTTTCATGGAGTCGGACAATGACCCAAGTAGTCAGTACTATAAAGACATGATGTTGGTATATGAGATAAACAAAAACCTCACGCAAGAAGAAAAGGAAATAGCATTATGGTGGGGAGATGACCCTGCTGTTTCGGCAAGCCCTCCTGGCCATTCTTATTACTTAACGGCTAGTTTGATAAAAGAAAAGCAAAACAACCTCTTCGAAGCTACTTCTGCTTTTGCCAAAGTGGGAATGTCTGCAGCTGATGCATTTATAAATGTATGGAAATGCAAATACTTTTATCATGCTGAAAGACCTAAGAATTTTATTTCAAGGAATATCGACGGTAGGTTTGTTCAGTTTTGGCCAGAGCCACCTTTCCCAGCCTTTACCTCAGGACATTCTTCTCAAATAGCGGCTACCGCTACGGCAATGATAGATGTTTTTGGTAACGAAACTAAAATCATTGATGATTTTCATACTGGTCGCCCTTGGGATAGTATCAGAAAAGTGGAGTTTAAAACTCGTACTTTCGATACTATCTGGGAGCTAGCAGAAGAGTGCGGCTATTCCAGAATTCTGGGTGGTATTCACACGCCTCAGGACAACACCGTTGGCTTAGATGAAGGAATCAAAATTGGTAACAACATCATTGCCTTTAATTGGAAATACTAA